Proteins encoded in a region of the Mucilaginibacter sabulilitoris genome:
- the carB gene encoding carbamoyl-phosphate synthase large subunit translates to MPKDNSIKSVLIIGSGPIIIGQACEFDYAGSQAALSLKEEGISVSIINSNPATIMTDKVIADHVYLLPLEPESIEKILQEQQIDAVLPTMGGQTALNLCISVAERGIWEKYGVRIVGVDLDAIEKTENREAFRQLMVDIGVGVAKSKIANSFLEGKEGAQEIGFPLVIRPSYTLGGKGAGFVHKKEEFDAALSRGLQASPTHEVLVEQAVLGWKEYELELLRDNNDNVIIICSIENFDPMGIHTGDSITVAPAMTLSDRCYQDMRNQAIRMMRAIGNFAGGCNVQFSVNPADESIIAIEINPRVSRSSALASKATGYPIAKIAAKLAIGYNLDEIENQITKTTSAYFEPTLDYVIVKIPRWNFDKFKGANRELGLQMKSVGEVMGIGRSFIEALQKACQSLEIGRAGLGADGRQSRNLEDIMHSLEHPSWDRLFHVYDALSLGVPIESVRKVTKIDRWFLNQIMDVVNLENELRRYSLTNIPEDFFYNLKQKGFSDTQIAYILGNVTEEDVYQRRKALGINRVYKMVDTCAAEFPAKTPYYYSTYEGENESISSDKKKIIVLGSGPNRIGQGIEFDYSCVHGLLAAKEAGYEAIMVNCNPETVSTDFNMADKLYFEPVYWEHVREIIELEKPYGVIVQLGGQTALKMAEKMHEHGIRIIGTSFDDMDIAEDRGRFSDLLKDLDIPYPKYGVAESAEEALEVAHHVGYPVLVRPSYVLGGQGMSIVINDEDLEKAVVSLLRNLPGNRVLIDHFLDRAAETETDSISDGDDVHIIGMMEHIEPAGIHSGDSFSVLPPFDLSDNVISQMEEYTVKIAKALNVRGLLNIQFAVKNDQVYVIEANPRASRTVPFIAKAYDVPYINIATKVMLEANKLKDFTIERKLWGYAIKEPVFSFDKFPEVNKELGPEMKSTGEAIRFIPNLQDPYFRHLYKEKSMYLSK, encoded by the coding sequence ATGCCCAAAGATAATTCCATCAAATCCGTTCTCATAATTGGCTCCGGCCCCATCATTATTGGCCAGGCCTGCGAATTTGATTATGCCGGCTCACAAGCCGCCCTTTCCCTTAAAGAAGAAGGTATCAGCGTTTCCATCATCAACAGTAACCCCGCCACCATCATGACGGATAAGGTTATTGCTGATCACGTTTACCTGCTGCCCCTTGAACCTGAAAGTATTGAGAAAATATTACAGGAACAACAGATTGATGCCGTACTGCCTACTATGGGTGGCCAGACAGCGCTTAACCTTTGCATTAGTGTAGCAGAGCGTGGCATCTGGGAGAAATACGGTGTCAGGATTGTTGGCGTTGATTTAGATGCCATCGAAAAAACCGAAAACCGTGAAGCTTTTCGCCAGTTAATGGTTGATATTGGTGTAGGTGTAGCTAAATCAAAAATTGCCAACTCTTTTTTAGAAGGTAAAGAAGGCGCTCAGGAAATCGGCTTCCCGCTGGTTATTCGCCCAAGCTATACCCTAGGTGGTAAAGGTGCAGGCTTTGTACATAAAAAAGAAGAATTTGATGCTGCTTTAAGCCGAGGTCTGCAGGCATCGCCAACCCATGAGGTTTTGGTGGAGCAGGCTGTATTAGGCTGGAAGGAATATGAACTGGAGCTGTTGCGTGATAATAACGACAACGTGATTATCATCTGTTCTATCGAAAACTTTGACCCAATGGGTATCCATACCGGCGACTCGATCACCGTTGCCCCGGCCATGACCCTGAGCGACCGTTGCTATCAGGATATGCGTAATCAGGCCATCCGTATGATGCGCGCCATCGGTAACTTTGCCGGCGGCTGTAACGTACAGTTTTCGGTAAACCCGGCCGATGAAAGCATTATCGCTATTGAAATCAATCCGCGTGTATCACGCTCATCGGCACTGGCATCAAAAGCAACAGGTTACCCTATCGCTAAAATTGCCGCCAAGCTTGCAATAGGTTATAATCTTGATGAAATTGAAAATCAGATCACCAAAACCACTTCGGCGTATTTTGAGCCTACTTTGGACTACGTGATCGTTAAAATACCCCGCTGGAATTTTGATAAGTTTAAAGGCGCCAACCGTGAGCTGGGCCTTCAGATGAAATCGGTAGGCGAAGTAATGGGCATTGGCCGCAGCTTTATTGAAGCGCTGCAAAAAGCCTGTCAGAGTTTAGAGATAGGCCGCGCCGGTTTAGGGGCCGACGGCCGTCAGAGCCGTAACCTGGAAGATATTATGCACAGCCTGGAGCATCCAAGCTGGGATAGGCTTTTCCACGTGTATGACGCGCTAAGCCTGGGAGTTCCTATTGAATCGGTAAGAAAAGTTACCAAAATTGACCGTTGGTTTCTGAACCAGATCATGGATGTGGTAAACCTTGAGAACGAACTGCGCCGCTATTCACTAACTAACATTCCTGAAGATTTCTTCTACAACCTTAAGCAAAAAGGTTTCTCAGATACCCAGATAGCCTATATACTGGGCAACGTTACCGAAGAGGATGTTTACCAGCGCCGCAAAGCCCTGGGCATTAACCGTGTTTACAAAATGGTTGATACCTGTGCTGCGGAGTTCCCGGCAAAAACACCTTACTACTACTCTACTTACGAGGGCGAGAACGAATCTATCTCGTCTGATAAAAAGAAAATAATTGTATTAGGATCGGGCCCTAACCGTATTGGCCAGGGCATTGAGTTTGATTACAGCTGCGTACATGGTTTATTAGCCGCCAAAGAGGCGGGCTACGAAGCCATTATGGTAAACTGCAACCCAGAAACGGTATCAACCGACTTTAACATGGCCGACAAGCTGTATTTTGAGCCGGTATACTGGGAGCATGTTCGCGAGATTATTGAGCTGGAAAAACCTTACGGTGTAATTGTTCAGCTTGGCGGACAAACCGCCCTGAAGATGGCCGAAAAAATGCATGAGCATGGCATCAGGATCATCGGCACTTCATTTGACGATATGGATATTGCCGAAGACCGCGGCCGTTTCTCAGACCTGTTGAAAGACCTTGATATCCCTTACCCTAAATACGGCGTTGCCGAAAGCGCCGAAGAAGCGCTTGAAGTAGCCCATCACGTAGGTTATCCGGTATTGGTACGCCCAAGTTATGTATTAGGTGGCCAGGGCATGAGCATTGTGATTAATGACGAGGATCTGGAGAAAGCCGTGGTAAGCTTGTTACGCAACCTTCCGGGCAACCGCGTATTGATTGACCACTTCCTTGACCGTGCTGCTGAAACCGAGACCGACTCGATCAGCGACGGCGATGATGTACATATTATTGGCATGATGGAGCATATTGAACCCGCAGGTATCCACTCCGGCGATTCGTTCTCAGTACTGCCACCGTTTGACCTGTCAGACAATGTGATAAGCCAAATGGAAGAATACACCGTTAAAATAGCCAAAGCATTAAACGTGCGCGGCTTGCTTAACATCCAGTTTGCTGTTAAAAACGACCAGGTATATGTAATTGAGGCCAATCCGCGTGCATCGCGTACGGTTCCTTTTATTGCAAAAGCCTATGATGTACCTTACATTAATATAGCTACCAAGGTAATGCTCGAAGCAAACAAGCTGAAAGACTTTACCATTGAACGTAAGCTATGGGGTTATGCCATTAAGGAGCCTGTGTTCTCCTTTGATAAATTCCCGGAAGTAAACAAGGAACTTGGCCCTGAAATGAAGTCGACAGGTGAAGCAATACGCTTTATACCTAACCTTCAGGACCCATATTTTAGACATCTGTACAAAGAGAAATCAATGTACCTGAGCAAATAA
- the panD gene encoding aspartate 1-decarboxylase: MIIEVLKSKIHRVKITQAELNYVGSITIDEDLIEEANIIPNEKVQIVNNNNGARFETYVIKGERGTGTVCLNGATARLAQVGDIVIIMSYAYMEAEEARSYEPILVFPDADNKLIK; this comes from the coding sequence ATGATTATTGAAGTATTGAAGTCCAAAATTCATAGGGTTAAGATAACACAGGCCGAACTGAATTACGTGGGCAGTATTACAATTGACGAGGACCTGATTGAGGAGGCCAATATCATCCCCAACGAGAAGGTGCAGATTGTAAACAATAATAACGGCGCCCGCTTTGAAACCTATGTAATAAAAGGCGAACGAGGCACCGGTACCGTTTGCCTTAATGGTGCAACGGCCCGCTTGGCCCAGGTAGGCGATATCGTGATCATTATGTCATACGCCTATATGGAAGCTGAAGAAGCACGTTCTTATGAACCTATATTGGTGTTCCCTGACGCAGATAATAAGCTGATCAAATAA
- the panC gene encoding pantoate--beta-alanine ligase: MKIFTTKKEIAGYFANKDGKVVGLVATMGALHPGHISLIKQAQQSSTEVICSIFVNPTQFNDPKDLEKYPRPIAADISMLEQVGCDILFNPPVNEIYDDNEKWHLDIGDLEHLLEGEFRPGHYQGVTQVVYKLFNIIKPDVAFFGQKDYQQFLVISKMVQLLNLPVKLVMCPIQRESDGLAMSSRNIHLTPEDRKNALILSKTLNWVKNNFDAGNIPVIKQQAEQMLNNQPGIEPEYFEIVDGETLHTATATTQNIVALVAARAGKTRLIDNMLMERG, translated from the coding sequence ATGAAAATATTTACTACTAAAAAAGAAATAGCCGGGTATTTTGCCAATAAAGACGGCAAAGTGGTTGGCTTAGTAGCCACCATGGGCGCTCTGCATCCGGGGCATATATCATTAATTAAACAGGCGCAGCAAAGCAGCACCGAGGTTATATGCAGCATTTTTGTTAATCCCACCCAGTTTAACGACCCCAAAGACCTTGAAAAATACCCCCGCCCTATAGCTGCCGACATCAGCATGCTGGAGCAGGTTGGCTGCGATATTTTGTTTAATCCGCCGGTTAATGAAATATATGATGATAATGAAAAATGGCATTTAGATATAGGCGATCTGGAACATTTGCTTGAAGGCGAGTTCAGACCCGGACATTACCAGGGGGTTACTCAGGTAGTATACAAATTGTTTAATATAATTAAGCCTGATGTTGCCTTTTTTGGCCAAAAGGATTATCAGCAATTTCTGGTGATCAGCAAAATGGTTCAACTGCTGAATTTACCCGTTAAGCTGGTGATGTGTCCTATTCAGCGGGAAAGCGACGGCCTGGCCATGAGCTCCCGGAATATCCATTTAACTCCCGAAGACCGTAAAAACGCACTAATACTTTCCAAAACATTAAATTGGGTTAAAAACAATTTTGATGCAGGCAATATACCGGTGATAAAACAACAGGCCGAACAAATGTTAAACAACCAGCCAGGTATTGAACCGGAATACTTTGAAATTGTTGACGGCGAAACCCTGCATACAGCCACTGCCACTACTCAAAACATAGTTGCACTGGTTGCCGCCCGCGCCGGCAAAACAAGACTGATAGATAATATGTTGATGGAGCGGGGGTAA
- a CDS encoding glycogen/starch synthase: MGKSKLLFITHEMSPFLELTKIAEITRQLPQAMQEKGYEIRILMPRFGNINERRNRLHEVIRLSGMNIIINDNDNPLIIKVASIPAARMQVYFLDNEEYFQRKHVFGDKDGKFYADNDERMIFFCKGALETVKKLGWAPDIIHCHGWMSSLVPAYLKTTYKDDPTFKNSKIIYSIYENDFKEKMNGEFTRKAIMSNMTEQHVEAYKEGTNSALYAGAIQYSDGIVLGSENVAADVLNNVKNSNKSVLEFDSTADFENYYNFYDEITNDELVHVA, from the coding sequence ATGGGTAAATCTAAGCTTTTGTTTATAACTCATGAAATGTCTCCCTTTCTCGAACTCACAAAAATTGCTGAAATAACACGCCAACTTCCGCAGGCTATGCAGGAGAAAGGTTACGAGATCCGTATCCTTATGCCGCGTTTTGGTAATATTAATGAGCGCAGGAACAGACTTCATGAAGTGATCCGCTTATCGGGTATGAACATCATTATTAACGATAATGATAACCCGTTGATCATTAAAGTAGCATCTATCCCGGCGGCGCGTATGCAGGTGTATTTTTTAGATAATGAAGAATATTTTCAGCGTAAACATGTTTTTGGCGATAAAGACGGTAAATTTTATGCCGATAATGATGAACGGATGATTTTCTTTTGCAAAGGTGCATTAGAAACTGTAAAAAAATTAGGATGGGCTCCTGATATTATTCACTGCCACGGCTGGATGAGTTCATTGGTGCCTGCTTATTTAAAAACTACCTATAAAGACGATCCGACATTTAAAAACTCAAAGATCATTTACTCTATTTATGAGAACGATTTCAAGGAGAAAATGAACGGGGAGTTCACACGTAAGGCTATCATGAGTAATATGACCGAGCAGCATGTTGAAGCCTATAAAGAAGGCACTAATTCAGCACTGTATGCCGGCGCTATTCAATATTCTGACGGAATAGTTTTGGGCAGCGAGAATGTAGCTGCAGATGTGTTAAATAATGTTAAAAACAGCAATAAATCGGTTTTAGAATTCGATTCTACCGCAGATTTCGAAAATTATTACAATTTTTACGACGAAATTACCAACGACGAATTGGTGCATGTTGCATAA
- a CDS encoding DUF4270 family protein, with protein sequence MKFLRLDLLTLLISLFIFNSCKRQDGIGLGIDPSNEINGSLIVDSNVVINTVAEDSVVTSALAKTPLGNFNDPDFGTTISNVALGISLPNDAAYTVPAGTVTIDSAVLVLRYADGFYGDSVATRYVANVYQLQEKANAQTYYNTKRWQANLGNILGTKTFTARTHDSVTIVNIRDAKVDTVQKVGPQLRIPFSKKFIYDNLFNATGSQLASTLLFQNAVKGLYVSLDKAQPSDAGGIIQLALDSSRIDVFYKAVNGATIDTASVTLPFVSHSASISHTYTTTIQASLNDKTNSQNVFYLQGLAGLRAKVSFPDLSKFNPDSIVLNRAELVISPQPGSGIPYAPTPKLTMYQLDIAHQRTYLQDATETDPRSQVGVFGGGYSKTRKEYHFLVTAYIQDLIRKKTKDYGTYIAPVDTTDVTTGSSGTTLLSSIAPSAQVAARTIAVGSDKNSPYHIKLNIIYTRVRK encoded by the coding sequence ATGAAATTTTTAAGATTAGACTTATTGACACTGTTAATAAGTCTTTTTATTTTTAATAGTTGTAAACGGCAGGATGGGATTGGTTTAGGTATTGATCCCTCGAACGAGATTAACGGAAGCTTAATTGTTGATTCAAACGTTGTAATTAATACCGTAGCAGAAGACTCTGTAGTAACATCTGCGCTTGCAAAAACACCTCTTGGTAATTTTAACGACCCTGATTTTGGAACAACCATATCAAACGTTGCCCTGGGGATTTCTTTACCAAATGATGCTGCTTATACGGTGCCCGCAGGTACTGTAACTATTGACTCGGCCGTATTGGTTTTACGTTATGCCGATGGTTTTTATGGCGATTCTGTCGCCACTCGTTATGTTGCCAATGTTTACCAGCTGCAGGAAAAAGCAAATGCCCAAACCTATTATAATACCAAGCGCTGGCAAGCTAACCTGGGGAACATATTGGGTACGAAAACATTTACTGCCCGTACACATGATAGTGTAACCATAGTTAATATTCGCGATGCCAAAGTTGATACCGTTCAAAAAGTAGGACCGCAGCTGCGTATACCGTTCAGCAAAAAGTTTATTTATGATAACCTGTTTAACGCAACGGGCTCGCAATTAGCATCAACCCTGCTTTTCCAAAACGCGGTGAAGGGTTTATATGTTTCGTTAGACAAGGCTCAACCATCTGATGCGGGTGGTATTATTCAGCTTGCGCTTGACTCGTCACGTATTGATGTGTTTTATAAAGCTGTAAACGGGGCCACTATTGATACTGCTTCTGTTACATTGCCTTTTGTATCGCATAGCGCCTCTATATCGCATACTTACACGACAACCATTCAGGCATCTTTAAATGATAAAACCAATTCACAAAATGTTTTTTATTTACAAGGGCTTGCAGGCTTAAGAGCCAAAGTAAGCTTCCCTGATCTGAGTAAATTTAATCCCGATTCTATTGTGTTAAACCGGGCCGAATTGGTTATTTCGCCGCAGCCGGGTTCAGGTATACCTTACGCGCCAACACCGAAGTTAACAATGTACCAGTTGGATATTGCCCACCAGCGTACCTATTTACAGGATGCCACTGAAACCGACCCGCGTTCGCAGGTTGGCGTATTTGGCGGGGGGTACAGTAAAACCCGTAAAGAATATCACTTTTTAGTAACTGCTTATATTCAGGATCTGATACGTAAAAAAACGAAAGATTATGGTACATATATAGCGCCCGTTGACACTACTGATGTGACCACCGGAAGTTCGGGTACCACGCTTCTTTCGAGCATTGCCCCAAGTGCGCAGGTAGCAGCCCGTACCATAGCAGTTGGAAGCGACAAAAATTCGCCTTACCACATTAAGTTAAATATTATTTACACAAGGGTACGTAAGTAA
- the glmS gene encoding glutamine--fructose-6-phosphate transaminase (isomerizing): protein MCGIVGYIGYRDAYPIVIKGLHRLEYRGYDSAGIALLDQELRVYKKAGKVDDLEKFVKGVDVKGTIGMGHTRWATHGEPSDRNSHPHSSGNRKLTIIHNGIIENYGVIKETLLAKGHVFKSDTDTEVLIHLIEDIQQQGGLDLRDAVRVALNKVIGAYAIVIMSEDEPDQLIAARKGSPMVIGVGKGEYFIASDATPIVEYTKNVIYLNDNEIAYIHRDNLLIKNIDNSVQTPYIHELDLKLEMLEKGGYDHFMLKEIYEQPRSIRDCLRGRIYPREGKVQLGGIKEYTEKLKNVDRIIIIACGTSWHAGLVGEYLIEEYARVPVEVEYASEFRYRNPIITEKDLVIAISQSGETADTMAAIELAKEKGATIFGVCNVVGASIPRTTHAGVYTHAGPEIGVASTKAFTAQVSVLTLIAFYIAQQRGKITQSKLVEYLTGLNEIPQLVEEALKSNEHVKAIAAKFKDSTNCLFLGRGSSFPVALEGALKLKEISYIHAEGYPAAEMKHGPIALIDDEMPVVFIATQHSSYEKVISNIQEVKARKGHVIAIVTEGDTEVRNMADYVIEIPQTNEAFVPLVATIPLQLLAYHIAVMRGCNVDQPRNLAKSVTVE, encoded by the coding sequence ATGTGCGGAATTGTAGGTTATATAGGTTACCGGGATGCTTATCCAATAGTTATAAAAGGGCTTCATCGTTTAGAATATCGTGGCTATGACAGTGCCGGAATAGCGCTGTTAGATCAGGAGCTCAGAGTGTATAAAAAAGCAGGCAAGGTTGATGATCTTGAAAAGTTTGTTAAAGGTGTTGATGTTAAGGGAACCATAGGTATGGGGCATACCCGCTGGGCAACACATGGCGAACCAAGCGACAGAAACTCTCACCCGCATTCATCGGGGAACCGTAAACTTACCATTATACACAATGGTATTATCGAAAATTATGGGGTAATTAAGGAGACATTGCTGGCCAAGGGGCATGTTTTTAAAAGCGATACCGATACCGAGGTTTTAATTCATCTGATTGAAGATATACAGCAGCAGGGCGGACTTGATCTGCGTGATGCGGTAAGGGTGGCGCTCAATAAGGTCATAGGCGCTTATGCTATTGTAATTATGAGCGAGGACGAGCCCGATCAGTTAATAGCTGCCAGGAAGGGCAGCCCGATGGTTATAGGCGTAGGTAAGGGCGAATATTTTATAGCATCAGATGCTACACCCATTGTAGAGTACACTAAAAATGTGATCTATTTAAATGATAACGAGATTGCCTATATACACCGCGATAACCTGCTGATTAAAAATATCGACAACTCGGTTCAAACCCCATATATACATGAACTCGACCTGAAGCTGGAGATGCTTGAAAAAGGTGGTTATGATCACTTTATGCTCAAAGAAATATATGAGCAACCACGATCTATCCGCGATTGTCTGCGTGGCCGTATTTATCCGAGGGAAGGCAAGGTTCAATTAGGCGGTATAAAAGAATATACCGAAAAGCTAAAAAATGTCGATCGCATCATTATCATTGCCTGCGGAACCTCATGGCATGCAGGTTTGGTTGGCGAATATCTGATAGAAGAGTATGCCCGTGTGCCGGTTGAGGTGGAGTACGCTTCTGAGTTTAGGTACCGCAATCCTATTATCACCGAAAAGGACCTGGTAATAGCAATATCCCAATCGGGTGAAACTGCCGACACCATGGCCGCTATCGAGCTGGCAAAGGAAAAGGGCGCTACTATTTTTGGCGTTTGCAATGTGGTAGGCGCATCCATCCCACGTACTACACACGCAGGGGTTTATACTCATGCCGGCCCTGAAATTGGTGTAGCTTCAACAAAGGCCTTTACCGCGCAGGTTAGCGTATTAACGCTCATTGCTTTTTATATTGCACAGCAGCGTGGTAAAATAACACAAAGCAAGCTGGTTGAGTATTTAACCGGATTAAACGAAATTCCGCAGCTGGTTGAAGAGGCTTTAAAATCAAACGAGCATGTTAAAGCTATAGCTGCAAAATTTAAAGATTCTACTAATTGCCTGTTCCTGGGTAGGGGAAGTTCCTTTCCTGTAGCGCTTGAGGGGGCTTTAAAGCTTAAGGAGATATCATACATACACGCCGAAGGTTACCCTGCTGCCGAGATGAAACACGGCCCCATTGCCTTAATTGATGATGAAATGCCTGTGGTGTTCATAGCAACGCAGCACTCCTCGTATGAAAAGGTGATCAGCAATATTCAGGAAGTAAAGGCACGTAAGGGGCATGTAATTGCCATTGTTACCGAGGGTGATACCGAAGTGCGTAACATGGCCGACTATGTAATTGAGATACCACAAACCAATGAGGCTTTTGTGCCTTTGGTTGCAACGATACCGCTCCAGTTGCTGGCTTACCACATAGCCGTTATGCGTGGCTGTAATGTTGACCAGCCGCGTAACCTGGCCAAATCAGTTACGGTGGAATAG
- a CDS encoding catalase, whose product METNKKKLTTASGIPYVEHENSQTVGPRGPILLQDFILHEKMAHFNRERIPERVVHAKGSGAYGKLTITHDISKYTRAKIFSTIDKETKLFIRFSTVGGEKGSADTERDPRGFAIKFYTEDGNWDLVGNNTPVFFIKDPKKFSDFIHTQKRDPYTNCKSATMMWDFWSLNPESLHQVMIVMSDRGTPYGYRHMDGFGSHTFSFINANNERFWVKFHFKTQQGIKNFTDAEAGEMRGKAPDFAQHDLLTHIDNGDFPKWAMKIQVMPEADAKTYHINPFDLTKVWPHADYPLIDVGVMELNQNPDNYFAHVEQAAFAPAHVIDGIGYSPDKMLQGRILSYPDAHRYRLGGNYEQIPVNKCPYMVSNYERDGQMRVDGNHGSGPNYYPNSFDNIEADQSYKEPAWDLGNSVADWYDRNAEGENDHYTQPGNLYRLMDAQAKQDLINNIVNSMSGIDGPKKDQIVNRQLCHWFRADINLGMAIAKGLELDLNETMKQMPA is encoded by the coding sequence ATGGAAACTAATAAGAAGAAACTAACCACTGCTTCCGGCATCCCCTATGTGGAGCATGAAAATTCGCAAACCGTAGGGCCACGGGGGCCTATCTTGTTACAGGACTTTATACTCCATGAAAAAATGGCCCATTTTAACCGTGAGCGTATACCAGAGCGTGTTGTGCATGCAAAAGGATCGGGCGCTTACGGCAAGCTTACCATTACACATGACATTTCAAAATATACCAGGGCTAAAATATTTAGTACTATTGATAAAGAGACCAAACTATTTATCCGTTTCTCAACTGTAGGCGGCGAAAAAGGATCGGCTGATACGGAACGTGATCCAAGGGGTTTTGCCATAAAGTTTTACACCGAAGACGGCAACTGGGATTTAGTGGGCAATAACACACCTGTTTTCTTTATAAAAGATCCTAAAAAATTCAGCGACTTTATACATACCCAAAAGCGCGATCCATACACCAATTGCAAAAGCGCCACTATGATGTGGGATTTTTGGTCACTAAACCCCGAAAGCCTTCACCAGGTTATGATCGTAATGAGTGACAGGGGTACACCGTACGGCTATCGTCACATGGACGGTTTCGGAAGCCATACCTTCTCTTTTATTAATGCGAATAATGAAAGGTTTTGGGTAAAATTTCATTTTAAGACCCAACAGGGAATTAAAAACTTCACCGACGCCGAAGCAGGAGAAATGCGTGGTAAAGCGCCTGATTTTGCACAACATGACCTGCTGACCCACATTGATAACGGCGATTTCCCTAAATGGGCCATGAAAATACAGGTAATGCCCGAAGCCGATGCCAAAACATATCATATCAATCCATTTGACCTTACTAAAGTATGGCCCCATGCCGATTATCCGCTAATTGATGTAGGAGTAATGGAATTAAACCAAAATCCCGACAATTATTTTGCGCATGTGGAGCAAGCTGCTTTTGCGCCTGCTCATGTTATTGATGGCATTGGTTACTCGCCCGATAAAATGCTGCAAGGCCGGATACTTTCATATCCTGACGCGCACCGTTATCGTTTAGGTGGTAATTATGAGCAGATTCCGGTAAACAAATGCCCTTATATGGTAAGCAATTACGAAAGGGATGGCCAGATGCGTGTTGATGGCAATCATGGTTCGGGTCCTAATTATTACCCAAACAGCTTTGATAATATTGAAGCCGACCAGAGCTATAAAGAACCGGCCTGGGATTTAGGTAACTCGGTTGCCGACTGGTACGACCGTAACGCTGAAGGCGAAAACGATCATTATACCCAGCCAGGTAACTTATACCGATTAATGGATGCACAAGCCAAGCAGGACCTGATTAACAACATAGTAAACTCTATGAGCGGCATTGACGGGCCTAAAAAAGACCAGATAGTAAACCGCCAGCTATGCCATTGGTTCAGGGCTGATATTAACCTGGGTATGGCTATAGCGAAAGGCCTTGAGCTCGACCTGAATGAAACCATGAAACAAATGCCCGCTTGA